From Proteiniborus sp. DW1:
GGTATTACATCCTTTAGTTTTTCTGCAATCATTCTACCTCTCTCATATGATTTGTCCTTATGCGCAATGATTGAAAAGGCGTCAACTAATTCTCCATTTATTAGAATATCAAGCTTAACAAGCTCTGATTGCTTGTATCCTTTTAAATCATAATCAAGGGAGGCATATCCTCTTGTCTTTGATTTTAGAGCATCAAAGAAATCATAAATAACTTCATTTAAAGGTAGTTCATAGTGCATCACTACTCTAGTTTGTTCTAAATATTCCATGTTTTTAAAAACTCCACGTCTATTTTGACATAACTCCATAATAGCGCCAACATAATCGGTGGGAGTCATAATAGTTACATCTACTATTGGTTCTTCCATATATTCTATTTCAGTTGTATCTGGAAGATTTGTAGGATTCTGAAGTTCTAACATTTCTCCACTTTTCTTCTTTACTTTATAAATAACGCTAGGAGCTGTAGTTACCATATTCAAGTCAAATTCTCTCTCTAATCTTTCCTGAATAATCTCCATATGAAGAAGTCCAAGGAAGCCACATCTAAAACCAAACCCTAAAGCAACTGATGTTTCAGGCTCAAATACTAAAGCAGCATCATTTACCTGAAGCTTTTCTAACGCCTCTCTAACACTATTATAGTCTTCACCTTCAGCTGGATAAATACCGCAGTAAACCATTGGGGTTACCTTTTTATATCCTGGAAGTGGTTTTTCTGTAGGTCTTAAGGCTTCGGTAATTGTGTCCCCTACTCGAGCATCCTTTACATTTTTTATACTAGCAGCAATATAACCTACATCACCTGCAGCTAATTCTTTTACCGGAGTATGTTTGGGTGCAAATATACCTACCTCAGTAACTTCAAATTTTTTATTTGTTGACATCATTTTAATTTCCATACCAGGTCTTATTACGCCATCCATTACTCTTATCATAGCTATAACACCCTTATAGCTATCATAATAGGAATCAAAAATAAGGGCCTTTAAAGGAGCCTTTATATCTCCTTCAGGAGCAGGTATTTTTTCCACAATACTTTCAAGAACATCCTCTATGTTTAAGCCATCTTTTGCTGATATAAGTGGAGCACTTTCACAGTCAAGTCCTATAACATCTTCAATCTCTTTTTTTATCTCATCAGGTCTTGCACTTGGTAAATCAATTTTATTGATAACAGGTACTATTTCTAGATTTTGATCTAAGGCTAAGTAAACATTGGCTAATGTCTGAGCTTCAATTCCTTGTGCAGCATCGACTACAAGCACTGCTCCTTCGCATGCTGCTAAGCTTCTAGAAACCTCATAATTAAAGTCCACATGTCCTGGAGTATCTATAAGATTAAATATATACTCATTTCCATCCTTTGCTTTATACACAAGTCTTATAGTTTGTAGCTTAATTGTTATTCCTCTTTCTCTTTCT
This genomic window contains:
- the lepA gene encoding translation elongation factor 4, encoding MDDRQKRIRNFSIIAHIDHGKSTLADRLIEKTGLLTSREMQNQLLDNMDLERERGITIKLQTIRLVYKAKDGNEYIFNLIDTPGHVDFNYEVSRSLAACEGAVLVVDAAQGIEAQTLANVYLALDQNLEIVPVINKIDLPSARPDEIKKEIEDVIGLDCESAPLISAKDGLNIEDVLESIVEKIPAPEGDIKAPLKALIFDSYYDSYKGVIAMIRVMDGVIRPGMEIKMMSTNKKFEVTEVGIFAPKHTPVKELAAGDVGYIAASIKNVKDARVGDTITEALRPTEKPLPGYKKVTPMVYCGIYPAEGEDYNSVREALEKLQVNDAALVFEPETSVALGFGFRCGFLGLLHMEIIQERLEREFDLNMVTTAPSVIYKVKKKSGEMLELQNPTNLPDTTEIEYMEEPIVDVTIMTPTDYVGAIMELCQNRRGVFKNMEYLEQTRVVMHYELPLNEVIYDFFDALKSKTRGYASLDYDLKGYKQSELVKLDILINGELVDAFSIIAHKDKSYERGRMIAEKLKDVIPRHQFAVPIQAAIGGKIIARETVKALRKDVLAKCYGGDISRKKKLLEKQKEGKKRMRQIGSVEVPQEAFLAVLKYDEK